A single window of Cyprinus carpio isolate SPL01 unplaced genomic scaffold, ASM1834038v1 S000002603, whole genome shotgun sequence DNA harbors:
- the LOC109092772 gene encoding CD48 antigen-like yields the protein MNSLSVMEGDSVTLHTDTDTQRNDAVIQWMFGAQNPDIVIAEINSDAQINDVSDERFRDRVKMDSQTGSLTITNIRTTDSGLYKVEITTNSEAEKTFNVTVYALLPVPVIISDSSQCSSSSESSSVSKCSLLCSVVNVSHVTLSWFKGNSLISSISVSDLSISLSLSLEVEHQDKNTYSCVLNNNISNQTKHLDISPLCQPCAPSMLK from the exons ATGAACAGtttgtcagtgatggagggagattcagtcactctacacactgacactgacacacagagaAATGATGCAGTGATACAGTGGATGTTTGGAGCTCAAAACCCAGATATTGTCATTGCTGAAATCAATAGCGATGCACAGATCAATGATGTttctgatgagagattcagagacagagtgAAGATGGACAGTCAGACTGGATCTctcaccatcacaaacatcagaaccacagactctggactttataaagtAGAAATCACCACAAATTCAGAAGCAGAGAAAACGTTCAatgttactgtctatg CTcttcttcctgttcctgtcatcatcaGTGACTCTTCACAATGCTCTTCATCTTCTGAGAGTTCATCAGTGTCTaaatgttcactgctgtgttcagtggtgaatgtgagtcatgtgactctctcctggttcaaaggaaacagtttaatctccagcatcagtgtgtctgatctgaGTATCAGTCTCTCTTTATCTCTGGAGGTGGAacatcaggataaaaacacctacagctgtgtgctgaacaacaacatcagcaaccagaccaaacatctggacatcagtccACTCTGTCAGCCCTgtgcaccatcaatgctgaaag